In the Helicobacter sp. 'house sparrow 1' genome, CCCTTTTGGTTGATTCTGAAAGTAATTTTTGTCTATCCTCTTTTGCAACAACGGCTTTTTTCCCAATTCCTAAAATCTTCTTGCCACTAATAGTAAGGGACTGTTCAGAACTAAAGGTTTTTGTCAAACGATCTCTTTTTAGTGCAAAACCAACTTTTACTTTAGCGACATTTTCCTGAGTTGAGGATACTATGCCTTCTTTTTTGTGAGTACTAAGACTGCTTGCATAGGTGATGATGAAATCATATGCTTCATCACTGTCACTAAAATCTAGACAATTGTCTTTCATCACTTCTTCTAAAGCAATCATGATTTCCTCATTGCTAATTTCTAAGTCATTGTTTTGAGCTTGTAAAATAGGTGCTTTTACAAAAGCATAAGGGCTCTGACATTTTGAAATTTCTGTTTGAGTATCTTTAAGATTTGAGATTGCACAACCACTAATACCAACTGCTAAGATAGCAGAACCTATAAAAGATAAGAATCTTGACATTATTTTGCCTTTAACTTCAAAATTTGGGTTCTAGATTATAACAAGCCTGAATAAAAAAATAAAAAAACTAAGTGTTTTTATTGCAAAACTCTTCAATCTTTTTTGCAATAAAGGCTACATGTTCTTCTTGGATATGTTCCCCCATAGGAAGAGATAGAATTGTTTTATCCCAGTTTGTTGCATTGAGTGTGGAGCGCACTATCGTGTGAATATGAAATTTGATTTCTTTCATTCTTCCAAGATTTTGTGGGTAATGAATGCGGGTTTCTATGCCATTTTGCATTAAAAATTCTATCAAGTCCTGCCTTTTTTCCTCCAGTTGTTTTTGGAGTCTAATAACATAAAGGTGCCACACACATTGGTAGTCATAGAATGGAATTTCAGGTAGTACTAAAGAATCTAGCTTTGAGAGATATTTTTGATAGAGTGTTGCAATATACCTTCGATGGGCATTTTGCTTATCTAAGTCTTGTAGCTTGAGATTTAAAAATGCTGCTTGAATGTTGTCTAATCTTGAGTTTCTACCAACAAAAGAAAGTTTTTCGTGAGTTTGACTGCCGTGGTTTGCAATACTCCTAGCACGAGATAAAAGAGTTTCATTATTACTAACAATACAACCCCCATCCCCAATAGCTCCCAAATTTTTACTTGGATAAAAACTAAAAGTTCCAATATCTCCAATGGTTCCAGCAAATAAGATCTCATTATCTAATTTTATTTTTGCTCCGTGTGCTTGTGAGCAATCTTCAATTAAAAAGAGATTGTGATCTCTTGCAATTTCTACAATCCTTGCAACATCACAAATACGACCATATAAATGGACTATCATAATAGCTGAAGTGAAAGGAGTGATTGCTTGTAAAAGAGAGCCTATATTGATATTGTAATTGTTATCACAATCCACAATCACTGCTTTATATCCCATATTTAAAATAGCCTCACAAGATGCTTTAAAAGTATTAGCAGGAACAATAATTTGGCTACCCTTTGGGAGGTTTAAGGATTTTATTGCAATTTCAAGAGCATCTGTTCCATTGCCTACCCCAACACAGCCCTTAGCATTAAGATATTTAGCAAAATTAGATTCAAATAAATCACAATAAGATCCACCTATGAAACTACTTGTATGGAGTGTTTCCTCTACAATTTTTAGATAAGTTTCAAAGTAGGGAGAATTGATTGCCTTAAGATCTAAAAAATCAACTTTCATTTCAAGTCTTTTAATATTTTAGTTAGTAACATATCTAGCTAGTTCAATTATTCTATTAGAATAACCCCATTCATTATCATACCAAGCCATAATTTTTACAAGATTTTGGATGCAAAAGCTTAAATCCTTTGCAATAATACTACTATGTGCGTTGCCTAGAAAATCACTACTTACGCCATATTTTTCATCAATGGCTAAAATTCCCTTTAACTCATTTTGTGCATAGGATAAGAAAAGATCATTTAGAGTGGATAGCGAGGGGGTTTTTTCTAGATTTAAGTTTAAATCCAACATTGAAACATCAAGCACAGGAACCCTAAGACTATGGCCATGTAGTTTATCTTTAAGATTTGGCAAGACTTTGTAGAGATTTTTTGCTGCTCCAGTTGTTGTGGGAATAATATTGGTTGCTGCAGCCCTTGATCTTCTTTTGTCATTTCTATGGGCACTATCCAATAGATTTTGATCATTAGTGTAACTATGGATTGTAATGATATTCCCAGATTGGATTTTAAAATGTTTGTCAAGAATATAGCAAATTGGTGCTAGGCAGTTTGTGGTGCAAGATGCATTTGAGATAATTGGTTGGTTGTCATAATCTTGATGATTGATTCCAAGAACAAAAGTTGGCATACAATCTAAACTTGGAGCAGATAAGATTACTTTTTTGACCCCTTTTTCTATATGATGCTTTAATTCTGCTTCTAAAAGAAATTTACCAGAAGATTCTATGACAACATCTGCATCACTAAAATCAAGTTTTTGAGGATCTGTCTCGTTGGAAGTGCGTATTTTTCTATTATCTATGTAGAGCTCATTGTCTTGAAATAAGACATCTTTAGAAAATTTACCATGAGTGCTATCATGTTCTAGAAGATAGGATAAGATTTCCCAAGAGCTAGGGTCATTTATTGCAACCAACTCCATATCGCTTTGCATAGAAATAACCCTTGTAATACTCCTACCAAGTCTTCCAAAACCATTAAGTGCAATTTTTATTTTTTTCATTATCCTTAGGTATCTAACTTATAATTTAGAAATTTCACGAAATTATAGCTTACAACAAAGTAACTTTTGTATTTTTATTAACAGATTTTTTGTAGTATTTAGCTCTAAAATGATATTTAAAATATCGGTAGATAGAAATCTAGGAGTGTTAGCAATGAATTTATACGATAGACAACAACAAGTGGGTGGATATTCTCAAGAGATAGAAAGCCAAGGGGGGTTAATAAGTTTTGTAAAGACTACTTATAAATTTTTTGCAGGAAGTTTGCTTTTTGCAACATGTGGCGCACTATGGGGCCTTTCAAATTTTGAGATGGTAATGCAATATAAGTGGGTGTTTTTCATCATTGAATTAGTGGCATTGCTTGGTTTAATGTTTCTAAAGACTACCCCAACGCTAAATATTTTTATGTTGTTTGTTTTTACAGCTTTTAGTGGAGTGACGCTAGTTCCACTTTTAGGGTTTGTAATTGCTACAAGTGGATTGAGCGCAATTTGGCAAGCTTTAGGAATGACTACAATTATTTTTGGAATTATGAGCATTTATGCAATTAAGACTCCAAGAGATCTTGCAGATATGGGTAAGATGCTATTTATTTCACTCATTGTGGTTGTAGTTTGCTCTTTATTGAATGCTTTTCTCTTAAAGTCTTCAATGTTTCAGATTCTAATCTCTGGGGCTTGTACAATTTTATTTAGCTTATTTGTAGCCTATGACACAAAAAATATATTAAAGGGTTTATATAGCAGTCCTATTGAAGCAGCAGTTGCGCTTTATCTTGACTTCTTGAATATTTTTATTAGTATTCTACAACTCTTAGGAATTTTCAATAGTAAGAATGATTAAGAGTTTTTTCATCTCTCTTTTTTGAGAGATGAAACTTCTTCCACACACTCAAGACTCAAATTATTACTTAGAATTTTTATTTTTAGAAAAGTTAGGAAATGGCAATGTTTGATACTATAAGAATCTTTGGTGCTAAAGAGAATAATTTAAAAGATATTAATCTAGAGATCCCAAAAAATAAGCTTGTTGTTTTTACTGGGCTAAGTGGAAGTGGTAAAAGCACTCTAGCATTTGATACTTTATATGCAGAGGGTCAAAGACGCTATATAGAATCGCTCTCAAGTTATGCAAGGCAGTTTTTGGATAAAGTGGGTAAGCCAAATGTTGATAAGATTGAAGGACTTACACCTGCGATTGCAATTGACCAAAAAACAACATCTAAAAATCCAAGATCTACTGTTGGAACCATTACTGAAATTTATGACTATTTAAGGTTGTTGTATGCAAGAGTTGGGATTCAACATTGCCATTTGTGTGGAAAACCTATTTCTCAAATGAGCCAAACAGATATTATCAATGAAGTTTTGAAATTGCCTCAAGATTCTAAACTGATGATCTTAGCTCCTATTGTTAAAGAAAAAAAGGGAAGCTTTGCAGATAAAATTGAGGCTTTGAGACAGAAGGGATATGTAAGAGCCTATATCAATGGAGTTCTAACTAGGCTTGATGAGGATATTGAACTCTCAAAAACCAAAAAACATACAATTAAAGCTGTAATTGATCGTGTGGTCTTAAATGAGGATAATAAAACTCGTATTGCACAGGCAATTGAAAAGGCTTTAGTGGAATCTTTTGGAGAAGTAGAAGTTGAGATATTGGGTGAAAAAAATAGATTGTTGCACTATAGTGAGCACTTAGCTTGTTTTGATTGTAAGGTAAGCTTTGAGGCTCTTGAGCCTTTAAGCTTTTCTTTTAATTCCCCTAAGGGTTCTTGTGAGGATTGTGGAGGTTTGGGAAGTAAGTATAGTATTGATATTAAGAAGATTTTAGATAGATCTTTACCTTTGAATAAAGGGGGAATTAAGGTAATTTTTGGTTTTAATCGAAATTATTATGCAGAGCTTTTTATGGGGTTTTGTAGAGCAAATAATATTGATGCAAATAAAAGCTTTAGCGAGTTAGATGAGCAAGATCAAAAATCTCTTTTATATGGAAATAGTGTTGAGGTTGAATTTATGTGGAAAAATTCTCCGCTAAAAAGACCTTGGAAGGGAATTTTGCAAATTGCATATGATATGTTTAAAGATGAAAAAGATTTAAGTGATTATATGAGCGAGAAGCCTTGCTCTTCTTGTAATGCACATCGACTAAAGCCTCAAATGTTGGCTGTAAAGGTTGGAAATAAGGGCATAGGTGAAGTGATTGATATGCCAATTGAAGAGGTGTATAATTTTTTTATTAATGAGGAGAACTTTAGCTATTTAAGTCCTCAGCAACAATTTATTGCAAGCAGTATCTTTAAAGAGATTAGAGAAAGATTATTTTTTCTTTATGATGTGGGATTGGGATATTTGAGTTTGGGTAGAGATGCAAGAACTATTAGTGGGGGAGAGAGCCAAAGAATACGCATTGCCAGTCAAATAGGAAGCGGTCTGACAGGAGTAATGTATGTTTTAGATGAACCTAGTATTGGATTGCATGAGAGGGATACGCTAAAACTAATTAAAACACTACGAAGCTTGCAACAAAAGGGCAATAGTGTAATTGTGGTAGAGCATGATAGAGAAACTATAAAACATGCAGACTACATTGTGGATATTGGACCTGCTGCAGGTAAAAATGGTGGGGAAATTGTGTTTTGCGGTAGTGTGGAATCCATGCTAGAATCAAAGACACAAACTGCACAATATATCAATCGCGAAAAAGAAATCAGACATCAGTATTTTAGAAAGCAGGAAAAATTTTTAAAAATCAAAAATGTAAGCATTAATAACATTTCTAATCTTAATGTGGATATTCCATTATCAAATTTTGTTTGTGTGACAGGAGTAAGTGGTAGTGGTAAGAGCTCTTTGGTTTTGCAAACCCTATTGCCGGTTGCTCAAGAATTGCTAAATCATACAAGAAAAATTAAAAAATGTGATGGAGTGGAAGTTGAGGGATTGGAGTTTTTAGATAAGGTCATTTATTTGGATCAAACTCCAATTGGAAGAACTCCAAGAAGCAATCCTGCAACTTATACAGGTGTGATGGATGATATCAGGTTATTGTTTAGTGAAGTAAAAGAAGCAAAAATGCTGGGATATGGAGTAGGGCGCTTTAGTTTTAATGTAAAGGGTGGAAGATGTGAAAAATGCCAAGGGGAGGGCGAGATAAAAATTGAGATGCATTTTCTCCCAGATGTGATGGTAAAGTGTGATGTATGTGATGGGGCAAAGTATAATAAGCAAACTTTAGAAATTAAGTACAAGGGAAAATCTATTGCTGATGTTTTGGCAATGAGTGTAGATGAGGCATTGGAGTTTTTCTTAAAAATTCCAAAAATAGCTTCGAAACTGAAGACTTTGCAGGAAGTGGGGCTTGGTTATATTACCTTGGGACAAAATGCAGTTACACTTAGTGGCGGAGAAGCACAAAGAATTAAGCTTAGTAAAGAGCTTAGCCGTAAGGATACAGGAAAAACACTTTATGTTTTAGATGAGCCTACAACAGGTTTGCATTTTGCAGATGTGGATAGGCTTACTAAGGTGTTGCATTCTCTTGTGGAACTTGGTAACTCTGTTATTGTAATTGAGCATAATCTAGATATGATAAAAAATGCTGATTATATTATTGATATTGGACCAGAGGGTGGTCAAAAAGGTGGAAGACTTGTAGATTGTGGTAGTGTAGAAAAAGTGGCAAGAGACTACAAAAAAACAGGGAGTTATACAGGAGAGTATCTTGCTAAAGAACTCCAAGAAATGCAGAAGAATAAAAGATAAAAAGTGATAAAAGGGCTTTTTAAGCCCTTAGAGCACTCTCACATCTTTGGCATAATAACTCGCCACTTTCAACTAAATATCTCCAGCACCTTGGACACTTGTCCTTAGTTGCTCTAGCTAAAAAATACTCCTTATTGTTTACTTCAAATTGGCAAAGCACTTCATTAGGTTTTTGACTGATTGTTTCACTTACAATCAACCATTTATCCAGAAAATTACACTCTAAATCAGGACTATAAACCGTGATTTCAAGACCTGATTTGATCACCTTTTCTTTCTTGAGATTGTCAATTATTTCTCCAAATTTTGAACGCAGTTCGCATAATTCTTCAAAATCTTCTACTAGATTGATAGAATCTAAGAATTTTAGATCAAATTTTTTTAGGTCAAATACATTTCTTAAATTTTCTTTCAAAAGATTTGGAGCAAATTCAATCACTTCATCAATTGTATAAGTAAGAATTGGTGCAAGTAAGTGGCAGAGATTTTTTAAAATAATAAACATTGTAGTCTTTGAGGCTTGAGATTCTGTGCTACTAGGTTTGTTGCAATACAGGCCATCTTTGCAAAGATCTAAGTAAATACCACTTAATTCATTGCTGATGTAGTGCATCAAGGTTTGCAGTCCTTTTACAAAATCATATTGATTGAAATAGTCTTCTACTTGCGAGAATACTTCTTGAGTGGTTTTTAAAATCCAAATATCAATGGGGCTAAAATCATTGTTATTGCAAAGTTCTTTTAAGTCATTGATATTTGCAAGCAAGAATCTTAAGGTGTTGCGGATTTTTTTATATTGCTCTCCAACTTGAGTGATGATATTTGTAGATATTCTTAAATCGCTATGATAATCATTCATTGCTACCCAAAGACGCAAAATTTCACTACCTTGATTTTTTAATATAGTTTCAGGAGCAACAATATTGCCCTTACTCTTACTCATCTTCTCACCTTTTTCATCAACAGTAAAACCATGAGTGAGAACACTTTCAAAAGGAGCTCTGCCATTTAAAATACAACTTAGCAACAAAGAACTTTGAAACCAACCCCGATGCTGATCACTGCCCTCAAGATACATATCCGCAGGGTATTTACCAGCATCATAAGAAGGATTATTTTTATTGGTTTTTAAAACTGCTTGCCAAGTGCTACCGCTTTCAAACCATACATCAAGAATATGCATACCCTTTTCTAAATCCTTAGCCCTGTGCTTCCAGCTTTCTGGTAGGAGTTCTTTTATATCCTTACTCCACCAAATATCACAACCTTCTTTTTCAAAACAACTCTTGAGGTAATCAAAAATTTCATCATCAAAGATATGTTCTCCTGTGCTTTTTTCTTGAAAAAATGCAATAGGAACCCCCCAGTCTCTTTGTCTTGAAATACACCAATCAGGTCTATTTTCTATCATTGACCTTATTCTATTTTTTCCAGTTTTTGGATAAAAGGTCGTATTATCAACAGCTTCAAGGGCAAGTTGCCTAAGTGTTTTATTGTCTTTAAAAGGCTTATCCATCAAAATAAACCATTGGGTAGTTGCACGATAGATTACAGGTTCATGCGATCTCCAGCAATGTGGATAGGAGTGGGTGATTACAACATGCTTTAATAGAGAATCTTTAAGTAGAACAAGAATATCCTTTTGTGCCTTAAAGATATGTTTTCCCAAAAATTCTTTTGGAAGTAGGTTCTTGTGAATGATTTGTTCACTATAACAACCCTTATCATCTACTGGCATCAAAACTTCTAGGTTGTATTTAAGACTGATATGATAATCCTCTTCTCCATGACCTGGGGCAGTATGAACAGCTCCTGTCCCATCTTCCATACTAACATGATCGCCTAAAATAATCAGAGAGGTCCTTTGATTGAGAGGATTGATTGTTTCTAGGTTTTCTAAATCCTTTGCATCAAGTTCTTTGATAATGGTTTCATCCACAACACCATTTTCCACAAGCTTCTGATGCAGAGCCTTTGCCACAATAAAACCCTTTTTTGTCAGAACATAAATAGAGTTTGGTCTTAGTGCAATAGCAACATTTGCAGGAAGAGTCCAAGGTGTAGTAGTCCAAATCACCAAAGAAGCATCATTGATTTGGAGCTTCTCTAATGCTTGATTTGAAAGTTTAAAGGCAACAAAAATAGAATCTGATTGTTTGTCTTTATATTCTACTTCAGCATCTGCCAAAGCAGTTTGACAAGCCCAACTCCAATACACAGGCTTGTTTCTTTGCACTAATAATCCAGTTTTTGCAACTTGACAAAGTGTATGAAAAATTTCACTCTCAAATTTAAAATCCATTGTTTTGTAGGGATTTTTAAAATCCCCAACTACTCCAAGTTGCTGAAATTCTTGACTTTGGATATTTACAAACTTATCAGCGTGATTTCTGCATAATTCTCTAATTTTTACCACACTTAACTGCTCTTTTTTTTCTCTACCAAGAGCTTTTTCTACTTGTTGTTCAATAGGTAGTCCATGGCAATCCCAACCAGGTGTGTATCGAATACTTTCACCTTTAAAGTAGTGATATTTAATGATGATATCTTTTAAAATCTTATTTAGTGCGTGTCCAATATGTAAATTTCCATTTGCATAAGGAGGGCCATCGTGTATAATAAAGTCTTTTGGAGCATTTTTGGTATTCTCTAGCATTTGCTCATAAACCCTGTCTTGCTTCCATTTTGCATAGCGTATAGGTTCCAAACTCGGTAAATTACCTCTCATTGCAAAACCTGTTGTAGGTAAGGATAAAGTCTCTTTATAATCCATTAGAAAATCCTCATTATTAAAATGCTCTGAATTTTAACAAAAGTTTAAAAATAAGATTTATCTTTGTGTGATTAGATCACGATAAGAAATAAAATCCTCTGTATTTAGATTGGAATTTAGCAAGACATAGAGTAAGATTCTTGCCTTTTTTGCTTGGAGCCATCTACTCATAATAACATTTTTGCTTTGAAGATCAATTTCTCCACCATCATAACCATAAGTTTTAATAGCACTTGGACCTTGGTGTGTCCTTGCACACATAATTACAGGAATTTGCTTTGCAATTTCTTCTATAATGGGCAGAGATTTTAAATGCGTATGGCCTGCTCCATAACCCTCTATAACAATTCCATCATAGTTTTGACTAGCCCATTGTAATATTTTTTCCTCATCATCAAGCTTGTGCTCATAAGCAAAAACTTTTTTATTAGAGAGCGTGAAGTTTGAATAGATGGGCATAAGCTTAGGTAGGTAAAAAAACTCTACATTTTCTTCCAAAACCACCCCAATTTCCTTGCCAAAAGAACTAAAGGTTTCAAGCGATAGACTATGGGTTTTTTGTAGCCATAAAGGATGGTGAATTGTATGATTCATAACAACCATTACACCTTTGGATTGCGAATGCAAGGCAACTAGAAGGGAGCAATATAGATTTGAGATTCCATCTGAACCAATGGAATTTGCTCCCTTCATTGCTCCTGTAAAGATTAAAGGTGCTTCCAATTCCCACAACAAGCTTAAAAAGAAAGCACTTTCCTCAAGAGTATCAGTTCCTTGGGTAATAATAATGGCATTAGATCCATTTTTTATTTCATCTTTAGCCCATTGATAGACTTTGAATAGATGTGAAAAACTAATATTGGCACTTGCAATCGAAAAAAGTAAAGAGGGCTTGATTTTTATAGAATCTGGAAGTTGTGGCAGTGCTTGAATAAGATCATTGGCTCCTAGTGTTGGAGTAATTCCTTCATTGGAATGATTTTTTGTCATTGAAATGGTTCCACCAATAGAGCCAATAGAAATCTGAAACATAGATCAACCAACCATATCATAAAGTAATAGGGCTGGTATTGTATAAATTCTTATGTGGAATGTCAATATTTAGATAATGGACAGACTAAAAATCTTAAGTTTAGAAAATAAACCTATATCCTACATTGAAAGTCACATTTGCTAGATTCATATTTCCTCCAATAAGTGGAAAACTACTGATAGAAGCAATGGGTAACTTAGCAACAAACTCCAAACGGTGATGATTTGCAATTAGCGCTGTAAAACCAACCCTTCCGGCAAAATTCATCAAAACTCTACTGGTTAAAGCACTATTTGTGTAGAGAGAATAAGCTTGAATAAAATTGGATAAAAAATCAGACATTGGAAGCATATCAAAGTCGTCTATATTTATTTCTTTAAGGTAGTTTAGACGATAATAAACATCCATACCAATGCCTCCAATAAATCCAAGATCAACATGGCTTGATTTCAAAAAATTTACTAAAAAATCAAAATACAAACTAGTGTTTATGAGATTAAATTGTGCTTTAATGGAATCAAAGTGTTGAGTCATTTGATTGTATCCTGCTAAAAAATCAAGCCTGATACCAAAATAATCCCCAAAAAAGCTCTCTGTACCAATACTTAAAGAAGTGTTAAAACCCTTAAGAGAATCACTAAACGCACTCGGAATAATGCTAGGTTTAGCAACTACAAATAATGTCCCATCCTTGCTTAGATCTTGATAGGTTGCAGAACCAAGATAACCTCCCTCAATACCCACAAAGAATCTTGCTTGAACTGCTGTAGTAAAAATACACAATAAAAAAAATAATACGACGTGGTATTTTCTCATAGAATCCCTTTTTTATGCAGAGCAGATAGATATACAGACTTGGAGAAACTTCCTAAGTCTGTTAAAAATAAGCTTATTTTAGAATACTACTTTGTAACCTACTCCTACAGTTACATTAAGAGGAACGGTTGTTCCACCAAGAGAGCTTCCAAAACCTACAGAAGCAAAAGGTATTTTAGCAAGTAATTCAAGCCTATTGTGACCTCCTAGTAACATACTAATACCAACTCTTCCAGAAAAGTCCATCAAATTGTTGCTAGCCACTGATTTATACGCAGAATTTTTGTTAAGCCAATAGTGATAACCTGCCTCAACTCCTCCAAATATACCAAAGCTTGTTTGACCATTATTAAAGGCATTTACGATCAAATCAAGATTTAATCCAGCATCGATAAAATCACTGCCAATTTTTGTATTGCCAATTTTTTTATTCGCGTATGTGTAACCTCCAAAAATTGCAGATCTTACACCAAAATAGTTTCCAAAAAAGTGTTCTGTTCCTAATGTTAATGCCGCACTATAGCCATAAGAATCCTTGAAAGCATCAGTCAATAAACTTGGACCAAAAGCTGTTGCATATGCACCCGAGCGATTTGCCTTCATACTTGTCGCATTAAAAGATGTTACAGTATAACCTCCCTCAATACCCACAAAGAATCTCGCTTGAGCAATACTTGCTAAGCTTAAACTAGCTAATGCTAGTGATAATATTTTCTTTTTCATATTTAACCCCTTAATACTTCAAAAAATTAACCCCTCCCCTCCAACCATTATATCGTATAAAATTTCATAAGATTAAAGCAGAAGTGTAATAAATAACTTGAACCATTGATATTAGGGCATATTCTTAATTTTTTACTGGAATAATTTTTAGATTTTTTTGGTCTAAAACTTAAACTTCTGTAAATTCTTATTTACATTTTTACTACATTAGCAATTCTTAAGATGGATTTTTAGATCTTTGGTTTGATAAAAAAACTTCAACCGATTTTTTGCTAGTCCTTTAGTTGTTGTCATAGAAAAACATCTAACCAAAAATAAAAATCATTGTATATGCAACTATATTTAATATAAATTTTTGGTAGAATTCCACCTTATATTATTTTTTTATAACTAAACACAAAAAGACTAGGAGAACAGATGTTTGCGAGAAATAGAGTAGTTTTTTTTAAAGTCCTCTTTATTGCTAGTTTCGTTTTTGCACAATCTCAGCAGGATATTGCATCTGA is a window encoding:
- a CDS encoding outer membrane beta-barrel protein; translated protein: MKKKILSLALASLSLASIAQARFFVGIEGGYTVTSFNATSMKANRSGAYATAFGPSLLTDAFKDSYGYSAALTLGTEHFFGNYFGVRSAIFGGYTYANKKIGNTKIGSDFIDAGLNLDLIVNAFNNGQTSFGIFGGVEAGYHYWLNKNSAYKSVASNNLMDFSGRVGISMLLGGHNRLELLAKIPFASVGFGSSLGGTTVPLNVTVGVGYKVVF
- a CDS encoding outer membrane beta-barrel protein; this translates as MRKYHVVLFFLLCIFTTAVQARFFVGIEGGYLGSATYQDLSKDGTLFVVAKPSIIPSAFSDSLKGFNTSLSIGTESFFGDYFGIRLDFLAGYNQMTQHFDSIKAQFNLINTSLYFDFLVNFLKSSHVDLGFIGGIGMDVYYRLNYLKEINIDDFDMLPMSDFLSNFIQAYSLYTNSALTSRVLMNFAGRVGFTALIANHHRLEFVAKLPIASISSFPLIGGNMNLANVTFNVGYRFIF